In Kocuria turfanensis, a single genomic region encodes these proteins:
- a CDS encoding DUF4191 domain-containing protein: protein MSPSHAKSRPASRSTSSGKPTGKPSGKPTRAQKREARKQRKATKGPGFLGQIKQVFKMTREVEPNVGWWMLLIGLGVLLVFLLVGALLGNWITGLLIGLPFALLSASFYLSRRAERAAFARIEDQPGAAGAALSALRRGWIVEEQPAAMDPRTRDLVFRAIGRPGVVLVTEGPAGRVDKIVSKERRRIGPVIQNVPIHVIKTGKGEGQVPLRELSKQMKKLDKKLTQQEVQTVHKRISTLGNRLPVPKGVDPMRARPDRKAMRGR from the coding sequence GTGTCACCTTCCCACGCCAAGTCGCGCCCCGCGTCGCGATCCACCTCCTCCGGGAAGCCCACGGGGAAGCCGAGCGGGAAGCCAACCCGGGCGCAGAAGCGCGAGGCGAGAAAGCAGCGGAAGGCCACGAAGGGCCCCGGCTTCCTCGGGCAGATCAAGCAGGTCTTCAAGATGACCCGCGAGGTCGAGCCGAACGTGGGCTGGTGGATGCTGCTGATCGGCCTCGGCGTGCTCCTGGTGTTCCTGCTCGTCGGCGCCCTGCTCGGCAACTGGATCACCGGGCTGCTCATCGGCCTGCCGTTCGCCCTGCTCTCGGCCTCCTTCTACCTGTCCCGGCGGGCCGAGCGCGCCGCGTTCGCCCGGATCGAGGACCAGCCCGGGGCCGCCGGGGCGGCCCTGTCCGCCCTGCGCCGCGGCTGGATCGTGGAGGAGCAGCCGGCCGCGATGGACCCGCGCACCCGCGACCTCGTCTTCCGCGCCATCGGCCGCCCCGGCGTGGTCCTGGTGACCGAGGGCCCCGCCGGCCGGGTGGACAAGATCGTCTCGAAGGAGCGGCGCCGGATCGGTCCCGTGATCCAGAACGTGCCGATCCACGTCATCAAGACCGGCAAGGGCGAGGGCCAGGTGCCCCTGCGCGAGCTGTCCAAGCAGATGAAGAAGCTCGACAAGAAGCTCACCCAGCAGGAGGTGCAGACCGTGCACAAGCGGATCAGCACGCTCGGCAACCGCCTGCCGGTGCCCAAGGGCGTCGACCCGATGCGCGCCCGCCCGGACCGCAAGGCCATGCGCGGCCGCTGA
- the glnA gene encoding type I glutamate--ammonia ligase translates to MDRQQEFVLRTIEERDVRFVRMWFTDVVGSLKSVALAPAEVEAAFEEGLGFDGSSIEGLSRVSEADMLLQPDPSTFQILPWRGETEPTARMFCNILTPDGEPASSDPRGVLKRVLEKASDMGFTCYTAPEIEFYLLKSADLDAEGQPVPVDHEGYFDHVPGGVVQDFRRKAVNMLEAVGISVEFSHHEAGPGQNEIDLRYADALQTADNIMTFRTVIKEVALAQGLYATFMPKPFTEHPGSGMHTHFSLFEGDTNAFFDGGSEFRLSRTARHFIAGILRHAPEFTSVTNQFVNSYKRLWGGGEAPSYLSWGHNNRSALVRVPLSKPDKVQAARIEYRGIDSATNPYLSYAALLAAGLQGIENEYDLPPVELDDVAAMSSAERRALGHNPLPSSLYDAIRETEESEFMAELLGEQVYDYFLRNKRRDWNDYRRVVTPFELKNNLGIL, encoded by the coding sequence ATGGACCGTCAGCAGGAGTTCGTCCTCAGGACCATCGAGGAGCGGGACGTGCGCTTCGTGCGGATGTGGTTCACGGACGTCGTGGGCAGCCTCAAGTCGGTGGCGCTGGCCCCGGCCGAGGTGGAGGCCGCCTTCGAGGAGGGGCTCGGCTTCGACGGGTCCTCGATCGAGGGCCTCTCCCGCGTCTCCGAGGCGGACATGCTCCTGCAGCCCGACCCCTCCACGTTCCAGATCCTGCCCTGGCGGGGGGAGACCGAGCCCACCGCGCGGATGTTCTGCAACATCCTCACCCCGGACGGGGAACCCGCCTCCTCGGACCCGCGCGGCGTGCTCAAGCGGGTCCTGGAGAAGGCCTCCGACATGGGCTTCACCTGCTACACCGCCCCGGAGATCGAGTTCTACCTGCTGAAGTCCGCCGACCTCGACGCCGAGGGCCAGCCGGTGCCGGTCGACCACGAGGGCTACTTCGACCACGTGCCCGGCGGCGTCGTGCAGGACTTCCGGCGCAAGGCCGTCAACATGCTCGAGGCCGTCGGGATCTCCGTGGAGTTCTCCCACCACGAGGCCGGTCCCGGGCAGAACGAGATCGACCTGCGCTACGCCGACGCCCTGCAGACGGCGGACAACATCATGACGTTCCGCACCGTGATCAAGGAGGTCGCGCTCGCCCAGGGGCTGTACGCCACCTTCATGCCGAAGCCCTTCACGGAGCACCCCGGCTCGGGCATGCACACCCACTTCTCCCTCTTCGAGGGGGACACCAACGCCTTCTTCGACGGCGGCTCCGAGTTCCGGCTCTCGCGCACGGCCCGCCACTTCATCGCCGGCATCCTCCGGCACGCCCCGGAGTTCACCTCGGTGACCAACCAGTTCGTGAACTCCTACAAGCGGCTCTGGGGCGGGGGAGAGGCACCCTCCTACCTCTCCTGGGGGCACAACAACCGCTCCGCCCTCGTGCGGGTGCCGCTGTCCAAGCCGGACAAGGTGCAGGCCGCGCGGATCGAGTACCGCGGCATCGACTCCGCGACGAACCCGTACCTGTCCTACGCGGCGCTGCTCGCGGCGGGCCTGCAGGGCATCGAGAACGAGTACGACCTCCCGCCCGTGGAGCTGGACGACGTCGCCGCGATGAGCTCCGCCGAGCGCCGCGCCCTGGGGCACAACCCGCTGCCCTCGAGCCTCTACGACGCCATCCGGGAGACGGAGGAGTCGGAGTTCATGGCCGAGCTGCTCGGGGAGCAGGTCTACGACTACTTCCTGCGCAACAAGCGCCGGGACTGGAACGACTACCGCCGGGTGGTCACCCCCTTCGAGCTGAAGAACAACCTCGGCATCCTCTGA
- the ppgK gene encoding polyphosphate--glucose phosphotransferase gives MTTPDRSVADVPSRRVIGIDFGGTGTKGGIVDLDTGELVGERFRIATPRPATPEKVAEVVEQIVAELQSRPEAPAPDSPVGIVFPAIIKDGVALSAANIDKSWIGTDVDALMTERLGRPVEALNDADAAGLAEAVYGAGRGVKGLVIVITLGTGIGSALILNGKLVPNAELGHLEIDGHDAETKASAAAREREDMPWKKWATTRLQRYFSHVEFLFTPSLFVVGGGVSKKADKFLPFLELRTPVKVAELRNNAGIVGAGLWAGIPHGTED, from the coding sequence ATGACCACACCAGATCGCTCCGTCGCGGACGTCCCGAGCCGGCGAGTCATCGGCATCGACTTCGGCGGCACCGGGACCAAGGGCGGCATCGTCGACCTGGACACCGGTGAGCTCGTCGGTGAGCGCTTCCGCATCGCCACCCCGCGCCCGGCCACGCCGGAGAAGGTGGCGGAGGTCGTGGAGCAGATCGTGGCGGAGCTGCAGTCCCGCCCCGAGGCCCCGGCGCCGGACTCGCCGGTGGGCATCGTCTTCCCGGCGATCATCAAGGACGGGGTGGCCCTGTCCGCGGCGAACATCGACAAGTCCTGGATCGGCACGGACGTGGACGCGCTGATGACGGAGCGGCTGGGCCGGCCGGTCGAGGCGCTCAACGACGCCGACGCCGCGGGCCTGGCCGAGGCGGTCTACGGGGCTGGTCGCGGGGTGAAGGGCCTGGTCATCGTGATCACCCTGGGCACCGGCATCGGCTCGGCCCTGATCCTCAACGGCAAGCTCGTGCCCAACGCCGAGCTCGGTCACCTGGAGATCGACGGCCACGACGCCGAGACGAAGGCCTCCGCGGCGGCGCGCGAGCGCGAGGACATGCCCTGGAAGAAGTGGGCGACCACGCGGCTGCAGCGCTACTTCAGCCACGTCGAGTTCCTGTTCACCCCGAGCCTGTTCGTGGTGGGCGGCGGGGTGTCGAAGAAGGCGGACAAGTTCCTGCCCTTCCTGGAGCTGCGCACGCCGGTGAAGGTCGCCGAGCTGCGCAACAACGCGGGCATCGTGGGGGCGGGCCTGTGGGCGGGCATCCCGCACGGGACCGAGGACTGA
- the map gene encoding type I methionyl aminopeptidase: MLSHNVTAPGGTAPVGALAPGSLSPQRPVPASIPRPEYVGRTEPDEGRGGNVYPPEEVELIREAGRIAARALQEAGRAAVPGATTDDLDRIAHEYLCDHGAYPSCLGYRGFPKSICTSLNEVICHGIPDSTVLEEGDIINLDVTAYKDGFHGDTNRMFLVGEVDEQSRLLVERTEEALNRAVNAVRPGREINVIGRVIEKYARRFGYGVVRDFTGHGVGREFHSGLIVPHYDAAPSYATPMVPGMVFTIEPMLTLGTIQWEQWDDDWTVTTRDRMRTAQFEHTLAVTEDGVDVLTLP, encoded by the coding sequence GTGCTCTCGCACAACGTCACCGCTCCCGGCGGCACCGCCCCCGTCGGCGCCCTCGCTCCCGGGTCCCTGAGCCCGCAGCGTCCCGTCCCGGCGTCCATCCCGCGGCCCGAGTACGTCGGCCGGACCGAGCCCGACGAGGGCCGGGGCGGGAACGTCTACCCGCCCGAGGAGGTCGAGCTGATCCGGGAGGCGGGCCGGATCGCGGCCCGCGCCCTGCAGGAGGCCGGCCGGGCCGCCGTGCCCGGCGCCACCACCGACGACCTGGACCGGATCGCCCACGAGTACCTGTGCGACCACGGCGCCTATCCGTCCTGCCTGGGCTACCGGGGCTTCCCGAAGTCCATCTGCACGTCCCTCAACGAGGTGATCTGCCACGGCATCCCCGACTCCACCGTGCTGGAGGAGGGCGACATCATCAATCTCGACGTCACGGCCTACAAGGACGGCTTCCACGGCGACACGAACCGGATGTTCCTGGTGGGCGAGGTCGACGAGCAGTCCCGCCTGCTCGTGGAGCGCACCGAGGAGGCGCTGAACCGGGCCGTCAACGCGGTCCGGCCCGGCCGTGAGATCAACGTCATCGGCCGGGTGATCGAGAAGTACGCCCGGCGCTTCGGCTACGGCGTGGTCCGCGACTTCACCGGCCACGGCGTGGGCCGGGAGTTCCACTCCGGGCTCATCGTCCCGCACTACGACGCCGCCCCGTCCTACGCCACGCCCATGGTGCCCGGCATGGTCTTCACGATCGAGCCCATGCTGACCCTCGGCACGATCCAGTGGGAGCAGTGGGACGACGACTGGACGGTGACCACCAGGGACCGGATGCGCACCGCGCAGTTCGAGCACACGCTGGCCGTGACGGAGGACGGCGTGGACGTGCTGACCCTGCCGTAG
- the panB gene encoding 3-methyl-2-oxobutanoate hydroxymethyltransferase, which produces MTQETTRPEPGALDVRRVRTHHLREAKRRGEKFTMLTSYDALTAAIFDAAGVDTLLVGDSAGNNVLGYATTLPVTVDELLPLCRAVSGAAERAFVVVDLPFGSYEASPEQAVATAVRFLKEGGAHAVKLEGGAWFAPHVRAMVQAGVPVVAHLGFTPQSEHALGGYRVQGRGDAAQALVEDARALEAAGAFCLVLEMVPAETARAVDAAVDVPTVGIGAGPGTTGQVLVWQDMLGLRRGRMPRFVQQYADLHGVVADAVGRYVQDVRTGTFPGPEHSF; this is translated from the coding sequence ATGACCCAGGAGACCACCCGCCCGGAGCCGGGCGCGCTCGACGTGCGCCGGGTGCGCACCCACCACCTGCGCGAGGCGAAGCGCCGCGGCGAGAAGTTCACCATGCTCACGAGCTACGACGCCCTCACGGCGGCGATCTTCGACGCCGCGGGCGTCGACACGCTGCTCGTCGGGGACTCCGCGGGCAACAACGTCCTGGGCTACGCCACCACGCTGCCGGTGACCGTGGACGAGCTGCTGCCGCTGTGCCGGGCCGTGTCCGGGGCCGCCGAGCGCGCGTTCGTCGTCGTCGACCTGCCCTTCGGCTCCTACGAGGCCTCCCCGGAGCAGGCGGTGGCCACCGCGGTGCGCTTCCTCAAGGAGGGCGGGGCGCACGCGGTGAAGCTGGAGGGCGGGGCGTGGTTCGCCCCGCACGTGCGGGCCATGGTCCAGGCCGGGGTGCCGGTCGTGGCGCACCTGGGCTTCACGCCGCAGAGCGAGCACGCCCTGGGCGGCTACCGGGTGCAGGGCCGCGGCGACGCCGCGCAGGCCCTGGTCGAGGACGCCCGCGCCCTCGAGGCGGCCGGGGCGTTCTGCCTGGTCCTGGAGATGGTCCCGGCCGAGACCGCCCGGGCCGTGGACGCCGCCGTGGACGTCCCCACCGTGGGGATCGGCGCCGGGCCCGGGACCACCGGCCAGGTGCTCGTGTGGCAGGACATGCTCGGGCTGCGCCGCGGGCGGATGCCCCGCTTCGTGCAGCAGTACGCGGACCTCCACGGGGTGGTCGCCGACGCCGTGGGCCGCTACGTCCAGGACGTGCGCACCGGGACCTTCCCGGGTCCCGAGCACAGCTTCTGA
- a CDS encoding SPOR domain-containing protein: protein MSEFWFNVYTHEVEEGPQSDYRKLLGPYATRQEAQNALKLAAERTRKWDEEDRAFDEG from the coding sequence ATGAGCGAGTTCTGGTTCAACGTCTACACCCACGAGGTCGAGGAGGGCCCGCAGTCGGACTACCGCAAGCTGCTCGGTCCCTACGCCACCCGCCAGGAGGCGCAGAACGCCCTGAAGCTCGCGGCGGAGCGCACCCGGAAGTGGGACGAGGAGGACCGCGCCTTCGACGAGGGCTGA
- a CDS encoding RDD family protein: MIDRRDVGSWLEGSGAGPRQYPGQRLGRPAAGPGSVGRPGRRLVALALDWYLCWALAAWLAPQWNQHGLVTLALLLLLNVLLVGAAGHTPGHWVTGLQVQTLDGRPAGFARAVVRSLLLCLLIPPVVFDPDQRGLHDRAADTILVRTR; the protein is encoded by the coding sequence ATGATCGACAGACGTGACGTCGGGTCCTGGCTCGAGGGCTCGGGGGCCGGCCCCCGGCAGTACCCGGGGCAGCGCCTGGGGCGCCCGGCGGCCGGGCCGGGCTCGGTGGGCCGCCCCGGGCGGCGGCTCGTGGCCCTGGCCCTGGACTGGTACCTGTGCTGGGCGCTCGCCGCGTGGCTCGCCCCGCAGTGGAACCAGCACGGGCTCGTGACCCTCGCCCTGCTGCTCCTGCTCAACGTGCTGCTGGTGGGGGCCGCCGGGCACACCCCGGGGCACTGGGTGACGGGCCTGCAGGTGCAGACGCTGGACGGGCGGCCGGCCGGGTTCGCCCGGGCCGTGGTGCGCTCGCTGCTGCTGTGCCTGCTGATCCCGCCCGTGGTCTTCGACCCGGACCAGCGCGGCCTGCACGACCGGGCCGCGGACACGATCCTCGTGCGCACCCGCTGA
- a CDS encoding bifunctional [glutamine synthetase] adenylyltransferase/[glutamine synthetase]-adenylyl-L-tyrosine phosphorylase — translation MTHPPQSASATDPVASGRLIKLGFADTANAQRWLGFPELAPVDQDRLLEGLALAASPDVALQLTVRLLEGSPQLAERINAGPEASETLFRLLGASEALGEFLLRRPEHLDLLAEPAAAEPEEIPAEQFRTALLRAVGADPGARTPVAGDTGDDAYTALRVAYRRELTRIAIRDVGALYPADHMPAVGRQLADLAAAALEAALAVSRAEAARTWAPELVDRVRLAVIGMGKCGARELNYISDVDVVHVMAVDDGPEEDGPDGAEATTIATALATGTARAIMARAGEPPLWEVDANLRPEGKDGPLVRTLESHVRYYERWAESWEFQALLKARPIAGDPQLGQAYREAIEPYVWRSAAREGFVESVQAMRRRVTDNIPDAEAERQIKLGPGGLRDVEFTVQLLQLVHGRTDERVRTRATTDSLSALSEGGYIGRRDSEQFAAHYRWLRLLEHRIQLFRMRRTHLMPRAERELVTVARSLRGAADTARPSAESLLEEWRKVKRNVRGMHERIFYRPLLAALAHLPESDTSLSPESVRDRLAALGYRDPKAAVRHIEALTRGVSRRAEILRTLLPVLLSWLADGVDADAGLLGFRRLSESLGTTPWFLRLLRDSNAAAERLCQILSSSRYVADLLENSPEATAWLGQDDDLCPVPFETLWTEIRSQMARHPDSGEAMRMIRLIRRREELRVALADTSGLLDVERVAEALSDIDRACILGALHAAEREVYGRSGRVAEVLVVAMGRQGGREIGYGSDADVMYVYGPVGDADPAAAREQAETLLQRMVQLLKAPCSPPIVAERVLEIDNDLRPEGKQGPMVRSVDSYAEYYARWAQTWEFQALTRALPVAGSDDLAEAFRRVIDPRRYPAEFTEAQLLEVRRMKARVENERLPRGADPSRHVKLGRGGLSDVEWLVQTLQLQHAHRLPGLRTTSTLRALRAAEEAGLVLAEDAAALAAAWRLATAVRNGNVLRTGRRSDALPSKRADLEAVARWCGYGHGGARLLEEDYLRTTRKARAVFERIFYGH, via the coding sequence ATGACCCACCCTCCCCAGTCCGCGTCCGCCACGGACCCCGTGGCCTCCGGGCGGCTCATCAAGCTCGGCTTCGCGGACACGGCCAACGCCCAGCGCTGGCTCGGGTTCCCCGAGCTCGCCCCGGTGGACCAGGACCGGCTGCTGGAGGGCCTGGCGCTGGCCGCCTCGCCGGACGTCGCCCTGCAGCTGACGGTGCGCCTGCTGGAGGGCTCCCCCCAGCTGGCCGAGCGGATCAACGCCGGCCCGGAGGCCTCCGAGACCCTGTTCCGGCTGCTGGGGGCCTCCGAGGCGCTGGGGGAGTTCCTGCTGCGCCGGCCCGAGCACCTCGACCTGCTCGCGGAGCCGGCCGCCGCCGAGCCCGAGGAGATCCCCGCGGAGCAGTTCCGCACCGCGCTGCTGCGCGCGGTGGGCGCCGATCCGGGGGCCCGGACCCCGGTGGCCGGGGACACCGGCGACGACGCCTACACCGCCCTGCGCGTCGCCTACCGCAGGGAGCTGACCCGCATCGCGATCCGCGACGTCGGCGCCCTCTATCCCGCCGACCACATGCCGGCGGTGGGCCGGCAGCTGGCCGACCTCGCCGCCGCCGCGCTCGAGGCGGCGCTGGCCGTCTCCCGGGCCGAGGCGGCACGGACCTGGGCCCCCGAGCTCGTGGACCGGGTGCGGCTGGCCGTGATCGGGATGGGCAAGTGCGGGGCCCGGGAGCTCAACTACATCTCCGACGTCGACGTGGTCCACGTCATGGCCGTGGACGACGGGCCCGAGGAGGACGGGCCCGACGGCGCGGAGGCGACGACCATCGCCACCGCCCTGGCCACGGGCACCGCCCGGGCGATCATGGCGCGCGCGGGAGAGCCGCCGCTGTGGGAGGTGGACGCCAACCTGCGCCCCGAGGGCAAGGACGGGCCGCTGGTGCGCACCCTGGAGTCCCACGTGCGCTACTACGAGCGCTGGGCGGAGTCCTGGGAGTTCCAGGCCCTGCTCAAGGCCCGCCCCATCGCGGGGGACCCGCAGCTGGGGCAGGCCTACCGGGAGGCGATCGAGCCGTACGTGTGGCGCAGCGCCGCGCGCGAGGGCTTCGTGGAGTCCGTGCAGGCCATGCGCCGCCGGGTCACCGACAACATCCCCGACGCCGAGGCCGAGCGGCAGATCAAGCTGGGCCCCGGCGGCCTGCGCGACGTCGAGTTCACCGTCCAGCTGCTCCAGCTCGTGCACGGGCGCACGGACGAGCGGGTCCGCACCCGGGCCACCACCGACTCGCTGAGCGCGCTCTCCGAGGGCGGCTACATCGGCCGCCGCGACAGCGAGCAGTTCGCCGCGCACTACCGCTGGCTGCGCCTGCTGGAGCACCGGATCCAGCTCTTCCGCATGCGCCGCACCCACCTCATGCCGCGCGCCGAGCGGGAGCTGGTCACCGTGGCCCGGTCCCTGCGGGGCGCCGCGGACACCGCCCGCCCCTCGGCGGAGTCGCTGCTCGAGGAGTGGCGCAAGGTCAAGCGCAACGTGCGCGGGATGCACGAGCGGATCTTCTACCGGCCGCTGCTGGCCGCGCTGGCGCACCTGCCCGAGAGCGACACCAGCCTCTCCCCGGAGTCGGTGCGGGACCGGCTGGCCGCCCTGGGCTACCGGGACCCGAAGGCGGCCGTGCGGCACATCGAGGCGCTCACCCGCGGGGTGAGCCGGCGGGCCGAGATCCTGCGGACCCTGCTGCCCGTGCTCCTGTCCTGGCTCGCCGACGGGGTGGACGCCGACGCCGGGCTGCTGGGCTTCCGGCGGCTCTCGGAGTCCCTGGGCACCACCCCCTGGTTCCTGCGGCTGCTGCGCGACTCCAACGCGGCCGCCGAGCGGCTGTGCCAGATCCTCTCCAGCTCCCGCTACGTCGCCGACCTGCTGGAGAACTCCCCGGAGGCGACCGCCTGGCTCGGCCAGGACGACGACCTCTGCCCCGTCCCCTTCGAGACCCTGTGGACCGAGATCCGCTCGCAGATGGCCCGGCACCCCGACTCGGGGGAGGCGATGCGGATGATCCGGCTGATCCGCCGCCGCGAGGAGCTGCGCGTGGCGCTCGCGGACACCTCCGGGCTGCTCGACGTCGAGCGGGTCGCCGAGGCGCTGTCCGACATCGACCGCGCCTGCATCCTGGGCGCCCTGCACGCCGCCGAGCGCGAGGTCTACGGCCGCTCCGGCCGCGTCGCCGAGGTGCTGGTGGTCGCGATGGGGCGGCAGGGCGGGCGGGAGATCGGCTACGGCTCCGACGCCGACGTCATGTACGTCTACGGCCCCGTGGGGGACGCGGACCCGGCCGCCGCCCGGGAGCAGGCCGAGACCCTGCTGCAGCGGATGGTGCAGCTGCTCAAGGCGCCGTGCAGCCCGCCCATCGTGGCGGAGCGGGTGCTGGAGATCGACAACGACCTGCGCCCCGAGGGCAAGCAGGGCCCCATGGTGCGCTCCGTGGACTCCTACGCGGAGTACTACGCCCGGTGGGCCCAGACCTGGGAGTTCCAGGCCCTCACCCGGGCGCTGCCCGTGGCCGGCAGCGACGACCTGGCCGAGGCGTTCCGCCGCGTGATCGACCCCCGCCGCTATCCGGCCGAGTTCACCGAGGCGCAGCTGCTGGAGGTCCGCCGGATGAAGGCGCGGGTCGAGAACGAGCGCCTGCCGCGCGGGGCGGACCCGTCCCGGCACGTGAAGCTGGGCCGGGGCGGGCTCTCGGACGTGGAGTGGCTCGTGCAGACCCTGCAGCTGCAGCACGCGCACCGGCTCCCGGGGCTGCGGACCACCAGCACGCTGCGCGCCCTGCGCGCCGCCGAGGAGGCCGGGCTGGTCCTCGCCGAGGACGCCGCCGCCCTGGCCGCCGCCTGGCGCCTGGCCACCGCCGTGCGCAACGGCAACGTGCTGCGCACGGGCCGCCGCTCCGACGCCCTGCCCTCGAAGCGCGCGGACCTCGAGGCGGTGGCCCGCTGGTGCGGGTACGGCCACGGCGGCGCCCGCCTCCTCGAGGAGGACTACCTGCGGACCACCCGCAAGGCCCGCGCCGTGTTCGAGCGGATCTTCTACGGGCACTGA
- the nrdR gene encoding transcriptional regulator NrdR, translated as MHCPFCRHTDSRVVDSRTTDDGTAIRRRRQCSECGRRFTTLETTTISVIKRSGVTEPFDRQKIVNGVRKACQGRPVSEDDLAMLAQEVEETIRALGAAEIEAHEVGLAILAPLRRLDVVAYLRFASVYQAFDGLGDFEEAIDVLRQQQAEQSGQQTIPAAVEPAGAGAKKRSGRRTRPRSLDGVSQPRLL; from the coding sequence GTGCACTGCCCGTTCTGCCGCCACACCGACTCCCGCGTCGTGGACAGCCGCACCACGGACGACGGGACGGCGATCCGCCGCCGCCGCCAGTGCTCCGAGTGCGGCCGCCGGTTCACCACGCTCGAGACGACCACGATCTCCGTGATCAAGCGCTCGGGCGTCACCGAGCCCTTCGACCGGCAGAAGATCGTCAACGGGGTGCGCAAGGCCTGCCAGGGGCGGCCGGTGAGCGAGGACGACCTCGCGATGCTCGCCCAGGAGGTCGAGGAGACGATCCGCGCGCTGGGCGCCGCGGAGATCGAGGCCCACGAGGTGGGGCTGGCGATCCTGGCCCCGCTGCGCCGCCTGGACGTGGTGGCCTACCTCCGCTTCGCGAGCGTCTACCAGGCCTTCGACGGCCTCGGGGACTTCGAGGAGGCCATCGACGTGCTGCGGCAGCAGCAGGCCGAGCAGTCCGGACAGCAGACCATCCCCGCCGCGGTGGAACCCGCCGGTGCCGGGGCAAAGAAGCGCTCCGGCCGCCGGACCCGGCCCCGGAGCCTCGACGGCGTGTCCCAGCCCCGGCTGCTCTGA
- the hisD gene encoding histidinol dehydrogenase produces the protein MTTAETTTTPALRTIDLRGRQLSWAELRAAVPRQSTSSLASAEQAVEEIIAAVRAEGAAALRRYARRFDGVEQQRLRVDPAEIRRAVDALDPAVRRGLQTAIERTRAFAAAQRPADARLEVAPGAVLVQRWTPIRRAGLYVPGGLAVYPSSVVMNVVPAQAAGVGSIALCSPPQREFGGLPHPTILAAAGLLGVDEVWAIGGAQSLAAMAHGVVDGEDVLEPVDTVTGPGNVYVATAKRLLRSVVGVDAEAGTTEIAVLADDTADPSYVAADLISQAEHDPAAGSVLITHSPALAERVAAELAVQVPRTRHRERVATALSGPQSGAVLTDDLDASIAVADAYAAEHLEIHTAAPQDVAARVRNAGAIFVGPYSPVPLGDYAAGSNHVLPTGGTAVHTQGLSTTSFLKAVQVVEYSREALAEIGPDIVALADSEDLPAHGTAITIRTGG, from the coding sequence GTGACTACTGCTGAGACGACCACGACTCCCGCCCTGCGCACGATCGACCTCCGCGGCCGGCAGCTGTCCTGGGCCGAGCTGCGCGCGGCCGTGCCCCGGCAGAGCACCTCGTCCCTGGCGTCCGCCGAGCAGGCCGTGGAGGAGATCATCGCCGCCGTCCGCGCGGAGGGCGCCGCCGCCCTGCGCCGCTACGCCCGGCGCTTCGACGGTGTGGAGCAGCAGCGGCTGCGCGTGGACCCCGCCGAGATCCGGCGGGCGGTCGACGCGCTGGACCCCGCGGTGCGCCGCGGCCTGCAGACGGCCATCGAGCGCACCCGGGCCTTCGCGGCGGCCCAGCGCCCGGCCGACGCCCGCCTCGAGGTGGCTCCCGGCGCCGTCCTGGTCCAGCGCTGGACCCCCATCCGCCGGGCCGGTCTCTACGTCCCGGGCGGGCTGGCCGTCTACCCCTCGTCGGTGGTCATGAACGTCGTCCCGGCCCAGGCGGCCGGGGTCGGCTCGATCGCCCTGTGCAGCCCGCCGCAGCGGGAGTTCGGCGGCCTGCCGCACCCGACGATCCTCGCCGCGGCCGGTCTGCTCGGGGTGGACGAGGTCTGGGCCATCGGCGGGGCCCAGTCCCTCGCGGCCATGGCCCACGGCGTGGTCGACGGCGAGGACGTGCTCGAGCCGGTGGACACCGTCACCGGCCCCGGCAACGTCTACGTGGCCACGGCCAAGCGGCTGCTGCGCTCCGTGGTGGGCGTCGACGCGGAGGCCGGCACCACCGAGATCGCCGTGCTGGCCGACGACACCGCCGACCCCTCCTACGTCGCCGCCGACCTCATCTCCCAGGCCGAGCACGACCCCGCCGCCGGGTCCGTGCTCATCACCCACTCGCCGGCCCTGGCCGAGCGCGTCGCGGCGGAGCTCGCCGTGCAGGTGCCCCGCACCCGGCACCGGGAGCGGGTCGCCACCGCGCTGTCCGGGCCGCAGTCCGGGGCGGTGCTCACCGACGACCTCGACGCCTCGATCGCGGTGGCCGACGCCTACGCGGCCGAGCACCTCGAGATCCACACCGCCGCCCCGCAGGACGTCGCCGCCCGGGTGCGCAACGCCGGGGCGATCTTCGTGGGCCCGTACAGTCCCGTCCCGCTGGGCGACTACGCCGCCGGGTCCAACCACGTGCTCCCCACCGGGGGCACGGCCGTGCACACGCAGGGACTGTCCACCACCTCCTTCCTGAAGGCCGTGCAGGTCGTGGAGTACTCCCGGGAGGCCCTCGCCGAGATCGGCCCGGACATCGTGGCCCTGGCCGACTCCGAGGACCTGCCCGCGCACGGCACGGCCATCACGATCCGCACCGGGGGCTGA